In one window of Methanosarcina vacuolata Z-761 DNA:
- a CDS encoding DEAD/DEAH box helicase: protein MEKLAKFKALGLSDSMLKALKKKGFEEPTPIQEKVIPLFLKGECDIIGQAQTGTGKTTAFGAPIIEKIPEKSGKVQAIVLTPTRELAIQVSEELNSLKGDKKLHIVPIYGGQSMTQQLRVLKSGVDIVVGTPGRVIDHLERKSLNLEDIAYFVLDEADEMLNMGFIDDIKEILKATGPDKRMLFFSATMPKPILGIIKKYMKTYEHVAIEKEDLDVNLTEQIYFEVKESDKFEALCRIIDIEDEFYGLVFCRTKTDTAQLAQKLGDRGYAADALHGDLSQNEREKILNRFRKQKINILAATDVAARGIDILDLTHVINYSLPQDPESYVHRIGRTGRAGKQGTAITFVTSTEYRRLTYIKKTSKSEMKKGRIPEIKDVIKAKRARVKAELEETIKTEEYGDCLEMSEKLLEEYPAEKILAALLKYSFKEMFDESMYTEISGSSYVDRKGKTRLFIAMGKADGMTPEKLCEFMQEETGENDLKIRDAEIFPHFSFVTVPFAQASALLEIFKDKKRGRKPFIELAQKSKGRSSKSAGESHGDTRNGSRSYSRNDSWNGSRSDSRNTNSKGYTKDTRTAKKKYSSY, encoded by the coding sequence AGGGCAGGCTCAGACCGGAACCGGAAAAACAACGGCTTTCGGAGCCCCCATTATAGAAAAAATTCCGGAGAAATCAGGAAAGGTGCAGGCGATAGTCCTGACCCCGACTCGAGAACTGGCAATCCAGGTTTCAGAAGAACTCAATTCCCTTAAAGGGGACAAAAAGCTGCATATCGTCCCGATTTATGGGGGACAGTCCATGACCCAGCAACTCAGAGTGCTGAAAAGCGGAGTTGATATTGTCGTGGGAACCCCCGGAAGAGTAATCGATCACCTTGAGCGAAAGAGCTTGAACCTTGAGGACATCGCGTACTTCGTACTGGACGAAGCTGATGAAATGCTCAATATGGGCTTCATTGACGATATTAAGGAAATCTTAAAGGCAACTGGGCCTGATAAGCGAATGCTTTTCTTCTCAGCTACAATGCCAAAGCCAATCCTTGGAATCATCAAGAAATACATGAAGACCTATGAGCATGTTGCCATTGAGAAAGAAGACCTTGATGTAAACCTGACCGAGCAGATTTATTTCGAAGTCAAGGAAAGCGACAAATTTGAAGCCCTGTGCAGGATTATCGATATTGAAGACGAGTTCTACGGGCTTGTGTTCTGCAGAACAAAAACCGATACCGCCCAACTTGCTCAGAAGCTTGGAGACCGAGGATATGCAGCCGATGCCCTGCACGGCGACCTTTCCCAGAATGAAAGGGAAAAGATACTGAACAGGTTCAGAAAGCAAAAAATAAACATCCTCGCGGCAACCGACGTTGCAGCTCGAGGTATCGATATTCTGGATCTGACCCATGTAATCAATTATTCCCTTCCGCAGGACCCTGAATCCTACGTACACAGGATAGGGAGGACCGGTAGGGCAGGAAAGCAGGGAACTGCGATCACTTTCGTTACATCCACGGAATACAGGCGGCTCACCTACATAAAAAAGACTTCAAAGTCCGAAATGAAAAAAGGCCGAATTCCCGAGATAAAAGATGTAATAAAAGCCAAAAGGGCAAGAGTAAAAGCCGAACTCGAAGAGACTATAAAAACCGAAGAGTACGGCGACTGCCTTGAGATGAGTGAGAAGCTTCTTGAAGAATACCCGGCTGAAAAGATCCTGGCTGCCCTCCTGAAGTACTCTTTCAAAGAGATGTTCGATGAAAGCATGTACACAGAGATCTCCGGAAGTTCATATGTCGACCGGAAAGGTAAAACCAGGCTTTTCATCGCAATGGGGAAAGCTGATGGCATGACCCCTGAGAAGCTATGTGAGTTTATGCAGGAAGAAACCGGAGAAAACGACCTTAAAATAAGAGATGCGGAAATTTTCCCACACTTCTCCTTCGTAACTGTACCTTTTGCTCAGGCTTCAGCCCTGCTTGAAATCTTCAAAGACAAAAAGAGAGGTCGAAAACCCTTTATAGAGCTTGCCCAGAAATCAAAGGGAAGAAGCTCAAAAAGTGCTGGTGAATCTCACGGTGACACTCGCAACGGCTCTCGGAGTTATTCTCGAAATGATTCCTGGAATGGTTCTCGCAGTGACTCTCGCAATACGAACAGCAAAGGTTATACAAAAGATACACGAACTGCGAAGAAAAAATATTCTTCGTATTAA